One Candidatus Devosia phytovorans genomic window carries:
- a CDS encoding metallophosphoesterase family protein, which translates to MRFAVISDIHGNAMALDAVLADIARQGIEDILCLGDNVSGPVDPAGAAERLMRLSGPFVAGNHDRWTVDLSLKGSGKIDAFARGQLDATQLAWLDSLPAIATHSDSVFLCHGTPSDDEAPWLDRFFDGRTTTLPNEADVAAEAKGLDYELLLCGHTHMPRSLRLLDGRLIVNPGSVGMQLVHGSPDARYAVLERRSAGWHTVLLAVPYDHAAAARLAAANGFPQWAASLTNGWVGPESLSW; encoded by the coding sequence GTGCGCTTCGCCGTCATCTCCGATATCCACGGCAATGCTATGGCGCTGGACGCCGTGCTGGCCGATATCGCGCGGCAGGGCATCGAGGACATTCTATGCCTCGGTGACAATGTCAGTGGGCCGGTGGATCCGGCTGGCGCTGCCGAACGCTTGATGCGGCTGAGCGGCCCGTTTGTCGCCGGCAATCACGATCGCTGGACGGTTGACCTGTCGCTCAAGGGAAGCGGCAAGATCGATGCCTTCGCTCGCGGGCAGCTCGATGCGACGCAATTGGCCTGGCTCGACAGCCTTCCGGCCATTGCAACGCATAGCGACAGCGTGTTCCTCTGTCACGGCACGCCCTCCGACGACGAGGCGCCCTGGCTCGACCGCTTTTTTGATGGCCGAACCACCACGCTGCCCAACGAGGCCGACGTCGCGGCCGAGGCCAAGGGCCTCGACTACGAGCTCCTGCTCTGCGGTCATACCCATATGCCCCGCTCGCTGCGCCTGCTCGATGGCCGGCTGATCGTCAATCCGGGGTCGGTCGGCATGCAGCTTGTGCACGGCTCCCCCGACGCGCGCTATGCTGTCCTTGAGCGCCGCTCTGCCGGTTGGCACACCGTGCTTCTAGCCGTGCCCTATGATCACGCCGCAGCGGCGCGTCTGGCAGCGGCCAATGGCTTCCCGCAATGGGCGGCCTCTCTCACGAATGGCTGGGTCGGACCCGAGAGCCTGTCCTGGTAG
- a CDS encoding YbjN domain-containing protein, producing the protein MSLLHVEPDRNVHPVDIIEHIASINDWNFERQDADEISISVRGGWSDYHVSFNWMEDLESLHIACAFDLKVPEGRRHEIKQLISLINEQLWIGHFDIWNKEGVVLFRNSHLLTGGADVSPQQCEALLRSATDSCDLYYQAFQFVVWAGKTAADALSHVMFETVGEA; encoded by the coding sequence ATGTCTCTTTTGCACGTCGAGCCCGATCGCAATGTCCATCCCGTGGACATTATCGAGCACATCGCTTCGATAAACGACTGGAACTTCGAGCGTCAGGACGCGGACGAGATTTCCATTTCCGTACGCGGCGGCTGGAGCGACTACCACGTCTCGTTCAACTGGATGGAAGACCTCGAGAGCCTGCATATCGCCTGTGCCTTCGACCTCAAGGTGCCGGAGGGCCGGCGCCATGAGATCAAGCAGTTGATATCGCTCATTAATGAGCAGCTGTGGATCGGCCATTTCGACATCTGGAACAAGGAAGGCGTGGTGCTGTTCCGCAATTCGCACCTTCTCACAGGTGGTGCCGACGTCTCGCCCCAGCAATGCGAGGCGCTGCTGCGCTCGGCCACGGATAGTTGCGACCTCTATTACCAGGCCTTCCAGTTCGTCGTCTGGGCCGGCAAGACCGCCGCCGATGCGCTGAGCCACGTGATGTTCGAGACGGTCGGCGAGGCATGA
- the proC gene encoding pyrroline-5-carboxylate reductase — protein MTSSLADIGPVMLIGAGKMGLALAKGWLDAGLPPNNLLLVDPNPGEGARSLAEDHGLTLNTAAVGLLPNVLVLAVKPQIIDAVMETLLPIVGPQTLVVSIAAGIDIARLSSGLQTSRVVRTMPNTPAQIGKGITGMVAGADVGPQERQVAEALLRAAGPVVWLDAEGQIDAVTAVSGSGPAYVFHMVEALAAAGKAQGLPDALAEQLARQTVIGSAALMEADPSPPSVLRQNVTSPNGTTAAGLAVLMADKGLTELIGRTVEAAKRRSEELGRG, from the coding sequence ATGACATCGTCGCTGGCGGATATCGGGCCGGTCATGCTGATCGGTGCCGGCAAGATGGGCCTGGCCCTGGCCAAGGGCTGGCTCGATGCCGGCCTGCCGCCGAACAACCTGCTGCTGGTCGATCCCAATCCCGGTGAGGGTGCTCGTTCCCTGGCGGAAGACCACGGTCTGACGCTCAATACGGCCGCTGTTGGCTTGCTGCCTAACGTCTTGGTGCTGGCTGTAAAACCGCAGATCATTGATGCGGTGATGGAAACCCTGTTGCCGATCGTCGGACCGCAGACCTTGGTCGTCTCGATTGCCGCGGGCATCGACATTGCCCGGCTATCGAGCGGTCTGCAGACCAGTCGCGTGGTGCGAACCATGCCCAATACACCGGCGCAGATCGGCAAGGGCATTACCGGCATGGTGGCTGGTGCCGATGTCGGCCCGCAGGAGCGGCAGGTGGCGGAAGCCCTGCTGCGCGCGGCCGGGCCGGTGGTCTGGCTCGATGCCGAAGGGCAGATCGATGCCGTGACGGCTGTATCTGGCTCCGGACCTGCTTACGTGTTCCACATGGTCGAGGCTTTGGCTGCGGCTGGGAAGGCGCAGGGTCTGCCTGATGCCCTGGCCGAGCAATTGGCGCGCCAGACGGTCATCGGTTCGGCAGCGCTGATGGAGGCTGATCCGTCCCCGCCATCCGTGCTGCGTCAAAACGTGACCTCGCCCAATGGCACGACCGCCGCTGGGCTGGCGGTCTTGATGGCTGACAAGGGTTTGACAGAGCTGATCGGCCGCACGGTCGAGGCCGCAAAGCGGCGCAGCGAGGAACTTGGCCGCGGCTAG
- a CDS encoding cold-shock protein, with translation MATGTVKWFNGQKGYGFIQPDEGGADVFVHISAVQRSGLNGLDEGQKVNYEIVKDKRTGKSAADNLTAS, from the coding sequence ATGGCAACTGGCACTGTAAAGTGGTTCAACGGCCAAAAAGGCTATGGCTTCATTCAGCCCGACGAAGGCGGTGCGGACGTTTTTGTCCACATTTCCGCGGTTCAGCGCTCGGGCCTGAATGGTCTCGATGAGGGCCAGAAGGTCAACTACGAGATCGTCAAGGACAAGCGGACCGGCAAATCTGCCGCCGACAACCTGACAGCCTCCTGA
- a CDS encoding methyltransferase, whose protein sequence is MTKAFHSSGDVIADRRAGYAKMLAEGGDHAAAAELMVQALEITPEWTAGWDLVGQYAEKAGDIAGAISAWRHLEALDDDGVFGAGLKLAAHGAGTAAEGTAVSYVEALFDQYAPKFEAALVDKLGYRVPDMLDELVQAEMGKLGIAGFARALDLGCGTGLMGERLRGKADYLEGIDVSAAMIAETARKGIYDSLHKAELVAALNGRRADTDLVTAADVFIYCGAIQPVLAVLVPVLQPGGLAAFSLEAHDGPEPHFLRPSLRYAHGVEATREALVKAGLEVLRFEMAVLRFDRGAPINGMLIVVRKPMPGVNAANDGQCDDGDVAA, encoded by the coding sequence TTGACCAAGGCGTTTCATTCTTCCGGCGATGTGATCGCCGACCGTCGTGCCGGCTATGCAAAAATGCTGGCGGAGGGCGGTGACCATGCCGCGGCCGCAGAGCTGATGGTGCAGGCGCTTGAAATCACCCCAGAGTGGACAGCAGGCTGGGACCTGGTTGGTCAGTATGCCGAAAAGGCTGGCGATATTGCCGGGGCCATTTCTGCCTGGCGGCATCTCGAGGCGCTGGACGATGACGGCGTGTTCGGCGCCGGGTTGAAGCTCGCGGCCCATGGCGCCGGCACGGCAGCCGAGGGCACGGCGGTGAGCTATGTCGAGGCGCTGTTTGACCAATATGCGCCAAAGTTCGAGGCGGCCCTGGTCGACAAGCTCGGCTATCGCGTGCCCGATATGCTGGACGAGCTGGTGCAGGCGGAGATGGGCAAGCTGGGCATTGCCGGCTTTGCCCGCGCACTGGACCTGGGCTGTGGCACGGGGCTGATGGGCGAGCGGCTGCGCGGCAAGGCGGATTATCTCGAAGGCATCGACGTATCGGCGGCGATGATCGCCGAAACGGCGCGCAAGGGAATTTACGACAGTCTGCACAAGGCGGAACTGGTGGCTGCGCTCAACGGACGGCGGGCCGATACGGACCTTGTGACCGCGGCCGACGTCTTCATCTATTGCGGCGCCATCCAGCCGGTGCTCGCGGTGCTGGTGCCGGTGCTGCAGCCGGGCGGGCTGGCGGCATTTTCGCTCGAGGCACATGACGGGCCAGAGCCACACTTCCTGCGCCCCTCGCTGCGCTATGCGCATGGCGTGGAGGCGACGCGCGAGGCGCTGGTGAAGGCGGGGCTCGAAGTCCTGCGGTTCGAAATGGCAGTGCTGCGTTTTGATCGCGGGGCGCCGATCAATGGCATGCTGATCGTGGTGCGCAAGCCCATGCCGGGCGTGAACGCGGCCAATGATGGGCAATGCGATGACGGTGACGTCGCCGCCTAG